From one Lolium rigidum isolate FL_2022 chromosome 4, APGP_CSIRO_Lrig_0.1, whole genome shotgun sequence genomic stretch:
- the LOC124648842 gene encoding probable aspartic proteinase GIP2: MLLLLLSTCSCRAASSSGKNPTAVVLPVRKDSATLQYLTSFRQRTPQTPVTAVLDLGGATLWVDCDPGSYASSSYARVPCASKPCRLARTAACATSCVGAPSPGCLNDTCGGFPENTVTRVATGGNLITDVLSLPTTFRPTPGPLAAAPAFLFACGAKFLTEGLASGAAGMASLSRARFALPTQLAATFRFTPRFALCLPSTTSAGVVVFGDAPYAFQPGVDLSAGSLLYTPLLVNNVSTAGVSGKGDKSTEYFIGVTAIKVNGRVVPLNATLLGIDKQGVGGTKLSTAPYTVLESSIHKAVTDAFAAETAMIPRVAAVAPFRLCYDGSKVRRREYYKQVLAKQQGATGDIRSRDIRSGMDATKKP; this comes from the exons atgctcctcctcctgctgtcgaCGTGCTCCTGCCGCGCGGCGAGCAGCAGCGGCAAGAACCCGACCGCCGTGGTGCTGCCGGTGCGCAAGGACAGCGCGACGCTGCAGTACCTGACCAGCTTCCGGCAGCGCACGCCGCAGACGCCCGTGACGGCGGTGCTCGACCTGGGCGGCGCCACGCTCTGGGTGGACTGCGACCCCGGGTCGTACGCGTCCTCCTCCTACGCCCGCGTGCCGTGCGCGTCCAAGCCGTGCCGCCTGGCCCGCACGGCCGCCTGCGCCACCAGCTGCGTCGGCGCGCCGTCGCCCGGGTGCCTCAACGACACCTGCGGCGGGTTTCCCGAGAACACCGTCACGCGCGTCGCCACCGGCGGCAACCTCATCACCGACGTGCTCTCGCTGCCCACCACCTTCCGCCCGACGCCGGGgccgctcgccgccgcgccggcgTTCCTGTTCGCCTGCGGCGCCAAGTTCCTCACCGAGGGCCTCGCGTCGGGCGCCGCCGGCATGGCGTCGCTCAGCCGCGCCCGCTTCGCGCTCCCGACGCAGCTCGCCGCCACGTTCCGCTTCACGCCCAGATTCGCGCTCTGCCTCCCCTCGACCACCTCGGCCGGGGTCGTCGTCTTCGGGGACGCGCCCTACGCGTTCCAGCCCGGGGTGGACCTCTCCGCCGGCTCGCTCCTCTACACGCCGCTCCTCGTCAACAACGTGAGCACCGCGGGGGTCTCCGGCAAGGGGGACAAGTCGACCGAGTACTTCATCGGCGTGACGGCCATCAAGGTGAACGGCCGCGTCGTGCCGCTCAACGCCACGCTCCTGGGAATCGACAAGCAGGGCGTGGGAGGCACCAAGCTGAGCACGGCGCCCTATACCGTGCTGGAGAGCTCCATCCACAAGGCCGTCACCGACGCGTTCGCGGCGGAGACGGCCATGATCCCTCGCGTGGCCGCCGTAGCGCCGTTCAGGCTCTGCTACGACGGGAGCAAGGTCAG acggagggagtattacaagCAAGTCCTGGCCAAGCAGCAGGGCGCCACCGGCGACATCCGCTCCCGCGACATCAGAAGCGGCATGGACGCCACCAAGAAGCCGTGA